In Candida dubliniensis CD36 chromosome 6, complete sequence, the following are encoded in one genomic region:
- a CDS encoding putative seryl-tRNA synthetase, putative (Similar to S. cerevisiae DIA4;~In S. cerevisiae: probable mitochondrial seryl-tRNA synthetase, mutant displays increased invasive and pseudohyphal growth) produces MFNTIRRHISTGKNTSTLLRAQIDINDILSRPKEYESSIRRRQLPEDLIENINYITSNRPLQSQLFSQINEMKRERDLIAESLKSKTGDLQQFKERLKEIKTALKPLEKQVKTLQEEIYAKAESLPNLIDKSVPADPLKEEVVQFINCHSEEDAKTFKTLSAHDHKEIGVSFNILDFNVASKVSGPSWYYLIGDGALLEQALIQYALSKARKRGYLMLTPPSVVKSEIVSACGFKPNDQNNEKQIYQLEDEGKSLTGTAEIPLAGFHASSVFPSGTQFPIKYVGVSRAYRAEAGASGRDTKGLYRVHEFTKVELFHFTTAEKAAQELEDLKDMQVEIVTELGLSAKLLNMPTSDLGAPAMKKYDIEAWMPGRGSWGELTSCSNCGDYQSRRLGIRYNNDQEDRLKHVSTLNGTCMAVPRVIVALIEQNYNSEKNEISIPRVLQPFMDGKDKIVPN; encoded by the coding sequence ATGTTTAACACGATACGTAGACACATCAGCACCGGCAAAAACACATCAACATTGCTAAGAGCGCAgattgatattaatgatattttaaGTCGACCAAAAGAGTATGAATCTTCAATTCGCCGAAGACAGCTACCTGAAGACTTGATTGAGAACATTAATTACATCACATCAAATCGACCATTACAATCACAATTATTTTCTCAAATCaatgaaatgaaaagagaaagagattTGATAGCAGAGAGCTTGAAATCAAAGACGGGAGATCTACAGCaatttaaagaaagattGAAGGAAATCAAAACTGCATTAAAACCATTGGAAAAACAAGTGAAAACCTTGcaagaagaaatatatGCCAAAGCTGAATCCTTGCCCAATCTTATAGACAAATCAGTTCCTGCAGACCctttgaaagaagaagttgtCCAGTTTATAAATTGCCATTCTGAAGAAGATGCTAAAACTTTTAAGACATTATCTGCGCATGATCACAAGGAAATAGGAGTTAGCTTTAATATTTTGGATTTCAATGTTGCATCTAAAGTGTCAGGACCTTCTTGGTACTATTTAATTGGAGACGGGGCTTTGCTTGAACAAGCATTGATTCAATATGCGCTCTCAAAGGCACGCAAACGTGGTTATTTGATGCTCACTCCACCTTCGGTTGTAAAGTCAGAGATTGTTAGTGCCTGTGGATTCAAACCAAATGATCAAAATAACGAGAAACAAATTTACCAACTTGAGGATGAAGGTAAATCATTGACAGGTACAGCAGAGATACCATTGGCCGGGTTTCATGCTTCGAGTGTATTCCCCAGCGGTACTCAGTTCCCGATAAAGTATGTTGGTGTATCAAGAGCATACCGTGCTGAAGCAGGAGCAAGCGGAAGGGATACCAAAGGTTTATACAGAGTACATGAATTTACCAAAGTTGAGTTATTCCATTTCACAACAGCAGAGAAGGCCGCACAAGAATTAGAAGATCTAAAGGATATGCAAGTGGAAATTGTTACGGAATTGGGCCTTTCTGCGAAATTGCTAAATATGCCAACATCCGATTTAGGTGCACCAGCGATGAAGAAATATGATATCGAAGCATGGATGCCAGGGAGAGGTTCTTGGGGAGAGCTCACAAGCTGTTCAAATTGCGGTGATTACCAATCTCGAAGATTAGGTATACGCTATAATAATGATCAAGAAGATCGTCTTAAACACGTTTCAACACTTAATGGTACGTGTATGGCTGTCCCAAGAGTAATTGTTGCCttaattgaacaaaattACAATTcagaaaaaaatgaaatttcaaTACCAAGAGTTTTGCAACCATTTATGGACGGTAAAGATAAAATCGTTCctaattga
- a CDS encoding conserved hypothetical protein (SGD describes this gene as an orthologue of S. cerevisiae USO1, but this is not supported by Fasta/BlastP alignments), with protein MSNKENIPITPKSKDNRNSVSALSPINNQALRPISPNKENNQIGKLNFLETDNLDEHFELVHVTQEEIRQRLHNIELTSKQTSVDLGQLFDRSKNNNENLNKLLRNVVSYSEEVMTEGNATKADMEKILTRLDKLNERNSRSDNDVNPKVEITDSSMDKIRELIRQVFGDHSKMDGEDEKLNAFKEEVSKIKDIINAHNEVVSFQLKSQDTKQSELTDHLNSYFQQSKDGVEMLKKIHSHVEARESDLQQLKEINLSLEDLKAANLALQDKLPPSDLIQKIVSPIVAELKSSPLNSSLSTSLEGILEAIDKLKKTIDEGPKSAAVLEKSDRIAEDKNTSNTLLEKQEEMESKIRKMEDKYSLLTTKYEEKLEQYKDLSNKYQQLQAQIEDTQVPTNNRESKMEKLRNFHKLKVGEIEQNEFVNERKRIASTPVVQTRSIQFTNNSDED; from the coding sequence ATGAGTAATAAGGAGAATATACCTATCACGCCAAAGAGCAAAGATAATAGAAATTCTGTTTCTGCTCTTTCGCCGATTAATAACCAAGCCTTAAGACCAATTTCACCTAATAAAGagaataatcaaattggcaaattgaattttttggAGACAGACAATCTAGATGAGCATTTTGAACTTGTTCATGTCACCCAAGAAGAAATTCGACAACGATTACacaatattgaattgacATCAAAGCAGACAAGTGTTGATTTGGGACAACTATTTGATAGactgaaaaataataatgaaaatttgaataaactATTACGGAATGTGGTGTCTTATTCTGAAGAAGTAATGACAGAAGGAAATGCAACAAAGGCAGACAtggaaaaaattttaactCGGTTGGATAAACTCAACGAGAGAAACAGCAGGTCTGATAATGATGTCAATCCGAAAGTGGAAATTACTGATAGTTCAATGGACAAAATTCGTGAATTAATAAGACAGGTGTTTGGTGATCACCTGAAAATGGATGGTGAAGATGAAAAGTTAAATGCTTTTAAAGAAGAGGTTTctaaaattaaagatatCATCAATGCACATAATGAAGTTGTGAgctttcaattgaaatctCAGGATACGAAACAAAGTGAGTTGACAGATCATTTGAATTCATACTTTCAACAATCCAAAGACGGCGTTGAAATGTTAAAAAAGATACATTCACATGTTGAGGCAAGAGAATCTGATTTGCAACAGTTGAAGGAAATCAATTTACTGTTAGAAGATCTAAAAGCAGCTAATCTTGCACTACAAGATAAGTTACCTCCTTCTGatttaattcaaaaaatagTAAGTCCAATAGTTGCAGAATTGAAAAGTTCACCCCTAAATTCTCTGTTGCTGACTTCATTAGAAGGCATTTTAGAGGcgattgataaattgaagaaaacgATTGATGAAGGGCCCAAATCAGCAGCTGTACTTGAAAAGTCAGACAGAATTGCGGAGGATAAGAACACAAGCAACACTCTACTAGAAAAGCAAGAGGAAATGGAAAGCAAGATCCGCAAGATGGAAGACAAGTATTCGTTGCTTACTACAAAATATGAAGAAAAGCTTGAACAGTATAAAGATTTACTGAACAAGTACCAACAATTACAAGCACAAATTGAGGATACTCAAGTACCCACAAATAATCGAGAATCgaaaatggaaaaattgAGAAACTTCCATAAGCTCAAAGTGGGggaaattgaacaaaatgaatttgtcAACGAGAGGAAACGGATTGCTAGTACTCCAGTTGTCCAAACCCGTAGTATTCAATTTACTAATAATTCAGATGAGGATTGA
- a CDS encoding exocytosis and cation homeostasis regulatory protein, putative (possibly fungal-specific;~Similar to S. cerevisiae SNI2 (SRO77);~In S. cerevisiae: protein with roles in exocytosis and cation homeostasis; functions in docking and fusion of post-Golgi vesicles with plasma membrane; interacts with SNARE protein Sec9p) produces the protein MFNKLKSRKAPLSLDSVSNAIKTRGSKSLSPEEINPKHIDLKVINQLGIPQNSIVAVAYDPVQSLLAVSTTSNDVRVYGQLNVEVVFEFNIKNPITFLRFVKGVYLVCASPGTGLSILSLHSKKVLGTGSFPGTVTAMESDPSLDWLIMGLSNGSLMFYDVDRINLTPFRIDNLQKKIMPKEKMSPVLSIEWHPRDIGTLLIAYQQSAIVYSLASGEIKSILVYQLSKDHRGFQLASHIANGGKKKIFGASKEVIPKLKEAHFHPNGLHAVTVHEDNSIVFWDLASGTILEARNVFDVNIHQPGTPLEIPEVFQPIETVQWVCGEDPENTKLIITGGDPNSKNAIHVLDFGYTLKYSITSYEKQAEFYAQPQSGQRIIPVTFYLNKTEVEEVITKILPITENGSPYFHGGHDPSFLLLVSNLGRIYFVSFAEHAGGQGSSDLGTVILPTSISFIHPPLCSFDVEQVRRIDWYSIMSSRASTGATSKTKEMFFGGASVGLNNVSKPIGYDDSFRNILITGHESGLVRFLDVTKGEQHEVEGIVQIGLRETLFDYGNPKSLRVIFVSCSFENRELLVALATGEVVVCKFGKNNRNAGLSSTKDYSDCGVQHANKNAKLLDISGRISGSLNASSTFLPTSLLQIEPPEPISVIKMSNIGFGAVGYKSGRLVVCDITRGPAVILNLDNIKEHLVSVQGNCYPTSIEFSIQEYGNDGYSSIVLLVGTNCGGNLVMFKITPMGNGGFEVVFVDKTAHLNYRTTDASGAEGSCISQLIPLNSVTGESAVADMSAFNKLSQGIVIPAYVIATSDRDIRVLKLPKQKLSHKVVEDSCLKCSVVNYRNKGVVLAILVKSGFVKLCSLPSLSDIANVKLPKEVYSQVKGSLESGMATQSDLLRSGELFVRCSKTESVYITTNEKTRHKDETNTDRLFNENAIIPPRPTASTLSWAKGQISYVSVDDLALLVAGPNRKSPKNAESQLAYNISPEANAQNNYGGYNPQKGRDTNKDKGSSPYDQPVRRGTNNSGGLGSQGFMRSLQNSIQTVEETFNDYANQASQTFTEGLEDQKKSMYSAAVKSKFGF, from the coding sequence ATGTTTAACAAGTTAAAACTGAGAAAGGCTCCATTATCATTGGATTCAGTTTCAAATGCCATCAAAACAAGGGGGTCAAAATCTCTTTCGCCTGAAGAAATCAATCCAAAGCACATTGACTTGAAGGTGATTAATCAGCTTGGTATTCCTCAGAATTCTATAGTTGCAGTTGCATATGATCCAGTACAATCGTTATTGGCAGTTTCAACAACCAGCAACGATGTCCGAGTATACGGACAGTTAAATGTCGAAGTTGTATTTGAATTCAACATTAAAAACCCAATCACGTTTCTTCGATTTGTCAAGGGGGTATACCTTGTCTGTGCCTCACCAGGTACCGGTTTGAGCATATTATCATTGCACTCAAAAAAGGTATTAGGAACAGGTCTGTTTCCTGGAACAGTGACAGCCATGGAATCAGACCCTTCTTTGGATTGGTTGATTATGGGATTGTCAAATGGTAGTTTGATGTTTTATGATGTTGACAGAATAAATTTAACTCCCTTCAGAATTGACAATTTacagaagaaaataatgcCCAAGGAGAAAATGTCACCAGTTTTGTCCATTGAATGGCACCCTCGTGATATCGGTACTTTATTGATCGCATACCAGCAATCTGCAATCGTTTACTCCCTTGCATCGGGCGAAATAAAAAGTATCTTAGTCTACCAGTTATCAAAAGATCATAGAGGCTTTCAGTTGGCATCTCATATTGCAAACGGggggaagaagaagatttttGGTGCATCTAAGGAAGTAATCCCTAAACTAAAGGAAGCCCACTTCCACCCAAATGGATTACACGCTGTCACGGTGCATGAAGACAATTCGATAGTTTTTTGGGATCTAGCAAGTGGTACAATTTTAGAAGCCAGAAACGTTTTTGACGTAAACATTCATCAACCAGGGACACCATTAGAAATTCCCGAGGTGTTTCAACCCATCGAGACCGTTCAATGGGTATGTGGCGAAGATCCAGAGAATACCAAGTTGATTATAACCGGTGGAGACCCTAACTCCAAAAACGCCATTCACGTTTTAGATTTTGGGTATACTTTGAAATACTCGATTACGTCGTATGAAAAACAAGCCGAATTTTACGCACAACCACAATCAGGACAAAGAATCATTCCAGTAacattttatttgaataaaacCGAAGTAGAAGAGgtaataacaaaaatacTACCAATTACTGAAAATGGTTCGCCCTATTTCCATGGTGGGCATGACCCatcttttttgttgttggtatCAAATTTGGGTagaatttattttgtttcatttgcCGAACATGCTGGTGGTCAAGGATCATCTGATTTGGGCACGGTTATTTTGCCCACTTCTATATCGTTCATCCATCCACCGTTGTGCTCTTTTGATGTTGAACAAGTTAGACGAATCGATTGGTATAGTATTATGTCCAGTAGGGCATCCACAGGAGCAACTTCAAAGACAAAAGAAATGTTTTTTGGTGGAGCCTCTGTCGGCCTCAACAATGTTCTGAAACCAATAGGGTATGATGACTCTTTTAGAAACATTTTGATCACCGGGCATGAAAGCGGTTTAGTTAGGTTTCTCGATGTTACCAAAGGTGAGCAACATGAGGTAGAAGGAATTGTGCAAATCGGTCTTCGGGAGACTTTATTTGATTACGGGAATCCAAAGTCCTTGAGAGTTATCTTTGTGTCATGTTCATTTGAAAACCGTGAGTTATTGGTAGCATTGGCCACTGGTGAGGTTGTTGTTTGCAAATTTGGAAAGAATAACAGAAACGCTGGGTTATCGTCAACTAAAGACTATAGTGATTGCGGGGTACAACATGCAAATAAAAATGCTAAACTTTTAGATATTAGTGGAAGAATCCTGGGCTCGTTAAATGCATCATCCACTTTTTTGCCAACTAGCTTGTTACAGATCGAACCACCAGAGCCTATTTCGGTAATTAAGATGAGTAATATCGGCTTTGGTGCCGTTGGTTACAAATCAGGAAGATTGGTTGTTTGTGATATAACCAGAGGTCCCGCTGTGATACTCAATCTTGACAATATAAAAGAACACCTAGTCTCTGTACAGGGAAACTGCTACCCAACATCTATTGAATTTTCCATTCAAGAGTACGGCAATGACGGTTATTCGTCTATAGTTTTGTTGGTAGGAACAAACTGTGGTGGTAATCTTGTGATGTTTAAAATTACTCCAATGGGGAATGGTGGCTTTGAAGTTgtgtttgttgataaaaCAGCCCATTTGAATTATAGAACCACTGATGCCAGTGGCGCTGAAGGATCGTGTATTTCCCAATTAATCCCGCTAAACTCGGTGACTGGCGAGTCTGCAGTTGCAGATATGAGCGCATTCAATAAACTCAGCCAAGGGATTGTTATTCCAGCATATGTTATTGCCACCTCGGATAGAGATATTCGTGTTCTCAAACTaccaaaacaaaagttATCACACAAAGTTGTTGAAGACTCCTGTTTAAAATGCAGTGTTGTAAATTATCGCAACAAAGGTGTTGTGTTGGCCATTTTAGTGAAATCTGGGTTTGTCAAATTATGTTCTTTGCCGTCTTTGTCTGATATAGCTAATGTCAAATTGCCCAAGGAAGTCTACTCACAAGTTAAAGGTTCACTTGAATCAGGTATGGCAACACAGTCAGATTTATTACGATCAGGTGAATTGTTTGTTAGATGTTCCAAAACAGAATCCGTTTATATCACAACTAATGAAAAAACCCGCCACAAGGATGAAACAAATACTGATAGATtgtttaatgaaaatgcCATTATACCACCACGTCCAACTGCAAGTACATTACTGTGGGCCAAAGGCCAAATTAGTTATGTTTcagttgatgatttagCATTGTTGGTTGCTGGACCTAACCGAAAGTCACCGAAGAATGCCGAGTCACAGTTGGCATATAACATAAGTCCTGAAGCTAATGCACAGAACAATTATGGCGGATATAATCCACAAAAAGGCAGAGATACCAACAAAGATAAAGGCTCGAGCCCTTATGACCAGCCAGTTAGACGAGGCACAAATAATAGTGGAGGTTTGGGGTCTCAAGGTTTCATGAGAAGTCTTCAAAATAGCATTCAAACAGTGGAAGAGACTTTTAACGATTATGCAAACCAAGCCAGTCAAACATTCACAGAAGGTTTAGAGGatcaaaagaaatcaatgTACAGCGCTGCTGTAAAAAGtaaatttggattttaa
- a CDS encoding dolichol phosphate-mannose biosynthesis regulatory subunit, putative (Similar to Mus musculus Dpm2;~spliced gene): protein MCADKLIGFGMLGVAAFVFTYYTTWVFVLPFINEDNILNQFFLPRDYAIKLPILLLFVAALGVGTFVGKVLIKNQQKQKSKKKAQ, encoded by the exons ATG tGTGCCGATAAACTAATTGGATTTGGAATGCTTGGTGTTGCTGCTTTTGTATTCACATACTACACTACTTGGGTATTTGTATTGCCATTTATCAATGAAGACAAtatattgaatcaattctttttgcCAAGAGATTACGCCATCAAATTGCcaatattgttattattcgTTGCTGCTTTGGGTGTTGGTACCTTTGTTGGAAAAGTTTTGATTAAGAATcaacagaaacagaaaaGTAAGAAGAAAGCACAATAA
- a CDS encoding AP-3 adapter complex mu3A subunit, putative (Similar to S. cerevisiae APM3;~In S. cerevisiae: mu3-like subunit of the clathrin associated protein complex (AP-3); functions in transport of alkaline phosphatase to the vacuole via the alternate pathway) — protein MIEAVYISDSTNSLVYEYTTSLCIPKFKSLVPKVTSFNDSTTIDNKSTTSNKIPLNSKLYLFVHQHQQSALQFFLLCKEIDNANPLLPSIFIRRLIEVMEDYFGDLNSVKIEANNEILTLLLYQMLDDGTPYITDFNKLRDLVSYKSLLSKLLSSATTVASKATGTAVSNKGPLDLNRANNHQTTDIPWRRNNVKHTNNEMYVDVIETVNVIIKPTTSKTQRHLQSETQNQGFDSAFYSSASNKSFSGGIENHLISGYIDGEINFLSRLTGVPALQLSLNSVGTSKIQLPSLHRCIDLDVWNENRGILSFIPPDGKSTLMRYQIDFNKTNQNRMSDKRSTLSLLKSASIEAEFICHENTPDFEIRLNLSQSISKIDFLSVEIVSEHPDDQIKMNRATHGDFSTKGNGKAEWILRQLKPNVFSPVFYGSVISNTENSSDEEEEEGPRYEDSQEQHNKRMAKSKPSYLKLSYSHKGPVPSGLKVDSLKIISAKGLGDTVKPYKGVKYMTKSGNYIVRS, from the coding sequence ATGATTGAAGCTGTCTATATCTCTGACTCTACTAACTCGTTGGTTTACGAGTACACAACGTCACTATGTATTccaaaatttaaatcattagTTCCAAAGGTTACCTCATTTAACGATTCAACAACCATCGATAATAAAAGCACAACCTCCAATAAGATTCCACTAAACTCAAAGTTGTACTTGTTTGTGCATCAACATCAGCAGTCTGCATTacagttttttttgttatgTAAAGAGATTGACAATGCAAACCCATTGTTGCCTTCGATTTTTATCCGAAGATTAATTGAGGTTATGGAAGATTACTTTGGGGATTTGAACAGTGTCAAAATCGAAgcaaataatgaaatattaaCATTGTTATTATACCAAATGTTAGACGATGGTACTCCGTACATCACAGATTTTAATAAGTTACGAGACTTGGTTAGTTACAAATCCTTACTTTCCAAGCTTCTCAGCAGTGCTACGACTGTTGCCTCCAAGGCTACTGGAACGGCAGTAAGCAATAAAGGTCCCTTAGATTTGAATAGAGCAAATAACCATCAAACAACCGACATACCTTGGAGAAGAAACAATGTGAAACACACAAACAATGAGATGTATGTCGATGTAATCGAAACCGTCAATGTCATTATAAAACCCACAACCAGTAAAACACAAAGACATTTACAACTGGAAACGCAGAATCAAGGGTTTGACTCTGCTTTTTACTCTTCAGCATCCAATAAGTCATTCAGCGGCGGTATTGAAAACCACTTGATTAGTGGTTATATTGATGGcgaaatcaattttttgagTCGATTGACAGGGGTACCTGCATTGCAGTTATCTTTGAACTCCGTAGGGACAAGCAAAATTCAGTTACCGAGCTTACACAGATGTATTGATTTAGATGTTTGGAACGAAAACAGAGGCATATTGTCATTTATTCCACCTGATGGGAAATCTACTCTCATGAGgtatcaaattgatttcaacaAAACCAACCAGAACAGAATGTCAGACAAACGATCAACGTTGAGTTTGCTAAAGTCTGCAAGTATCGAGGCTGAATTTATTTGCCATGAGAACACTcctgattttgaaattagatTAAACTTATCCCAGTCTATATCTAAAATAGATTTCCTAAGTGTCGAAATAGTAAGTGAACATCCAGAcgatcaaatcaaaatgaaCCGTGCTACCCATGGAGACTTTTCAACAAAAGGAAATGGAAAAGCAGAATGGATTTTACGACAATTAAAGCCAAATGTGTTTTCACCTGTGTTCTATGGATCGGTTATATCCAATACAGAGAATTCCagtgatgaagaagaggaagaaggACCAAGATACGAGGACAGCCAAGAACAGCACAATAAAAGGATGGCAAAATCTAAACCAAgttatttaaaattgaGTTATAGCCACAAGGGACCAGTTCCCAGTGGATTGAAAGTCGACAGTTTAAAGATAATTAGTGCAAAAGGGTTAGGAGATACAGTCAAGCCTTACAAGGGTGTCAAATATATGACCAAATCTGGTAATTATATAGTGAGATCGTGA
- a CDS encoding iron transport multicopper oxidase precursor, putative (Similar to C. albicans FET3;~Similar to S. cerevisiae FET3;~In C. albicans: multicopper oxidase; required for growth under low-iron conditions;~In S. cerevisiae: ferro-O2-oxidoreductase required for high-affinity iron uptake and involved in mediating resistance to copper ion toxicity, belongs to class of integral membrane multicopper oxidases) produces MRMTLSSLVISITFFFSLIAAETHTWYFKTGWVNANPDGVFERPMIGFNDSWPLPTLRVKKGDRIQLYLINGFDNLNTTLHFHGLFQNGTNQMDGPEMVTQCPIPPGETYLYNFTVDQVGTYWYHSHTAGQYGDGMRGVFVIEDDDFPYDYDEDVVLTLGDHYHDYSNEIIPTFLSRFNPTGAEPIPQNFLFNETRNLTWKVEPGKTYLVRIVNIGGFVSQYLWMEDHQFTVVEVDGIYVEKNTTDILYITTAQRYSVLITTKNSTDKNYAFMQRVDTDMLDVIPSDLQLNGTNYIVYNEDASLPDAYDVDSLDDYLDDFYLKPLSKEKLLDDADYTITVDVQMDNLNDGVNYAFFNNITYKAPKVPTLLTVLSAGDAATNELIYGTNTNSFVLQGGDVVDIVLNNLDTGKHPFHLHGHAFQLIERHEEIPDTEDPVTYNATDHADWPEYPMMRDTVYVRPQSYIVMRFKADNPGVWFFHCHIEWHLEQGLAFQLIEDPQAIQKNEKITDNHKQICEKVGVPWQGNAAANNKDYLNLDGENLQVKRLPTGFTAKGIVALVFSCIAGFLGMAAISYYGMHDIQNMEKRIARDLDVYFDDDEEEDQSITEQDATGSSSSPSNK; encoded by the coding sequence ATGAGAATGACCCTATCTTCATTAGTAATTTCAATTACGTTTTTCTTCTCATTAATAGCAGCAGAAACTCATACATGGTACTTTAAGACCGGTTGGGTCAATGCCAATCCTGATGGTGTATTTGAAAGACCAATGATTGGTTTCAACGACAGTTGGCCCTTACCTACCTTGAGAGTAAAAAAAGGTGACAGAATTCAATTATACTTAATTAATggttttgataatttgaatacTACTTTACATTTTCATGGGTTGTTCCAAAATGGTACCAATCAAATGGATGGTCCAGAAATGGTCACTCAATGTCCTATTCCACCTGGTGAAACCTACTTGTACAACTTCACTGTTGATCAAGTTGGAACGTATTGGTATCATAGTCACACAGCAGGCCAATATGGTGATGGTATGAGAGGTGTTTTTGTCATTGAGGATGATGATTTCCCCTACGATTACGATGAAGATGTTGTTTTGACATTAGGGGATCATTATCATGATTACTCGAATGAAATCATCCCCACATTTTTAAGCAGATTCAATCCTACTGGTGCAGAACCTATCCCACAAAACTTCTTGTTTAATGAAACAAGAAACCTTACATGGAAAGTTGAACCCGGTAAGACTTATTTGGTGAGAATTGTTAATATTGGGGGATTTGTTTCACAATACTTGTGGATGGAAGACCATCAGTTTACTGTCGTTGAAGTAGATGGTATTTATGTTGAGAAAAACACAACCGATATATTGTATATTACTACTGCACAAAGATATAGTGTTTTGATTACCACAAAAAACTCCACTGACAAGAATTATGCTTTCATGCAACGCGTTGATACTGATATGTTGGATGTCATTCCCTCCGATTTGCAGTTGAATGGTACTAACTATATTGTGTATAATGAAGACGCCTCATTACCTGATGCTTATGATGTCGACTCGCTTGACGACTATTTAGATGATTTCTATTTGAAGCCTTTGAGTAAGGAGAAGCTATTAGATGATGCTGATTACACCATCACTGTTGATGTTCAAATggataatttaaatgatgGAGTTAATTATGCtttcttcaataatattactTACAAAGCACCAAAAGTTCCTACTTTGTTGACTGTTTTGAGTGCTGGTGATGCTGCCAccaatgaattgatttatgGAACCAATACCAACAGTTTTGTGTTACAAGGTGGcgatgttgttgatattgttttgaATAACTTGGACACTGGGAAGCATCCATTCCATTTACATGGTCATGCCTTCCAATTGATTGAGAGACATGAAGAAATTCCCGATACAGAAGACCCAGTTACCTACAATGCTACTGATCATGCAGATTGGCCAGAATATCCAATGATGAGAGATACTGTCTATGTTAGACCTCAATCCTACATTGTCATGAGATTCAAAGCCGACAATCCAGGGGTTTGGTTTTTCCACTGCCATATTGAGTGGCATTTAGAACAAGGTTTAGCCttccaattgattgaagacCCTCAAGctattcaaaaaaatgaaaagatCACCGACAATCACAAACAAATCTGTGAGAAGGTTGGTGTTCCATGGCAAGGTAATGCTGCTGCTAATAACAaggattatttgaatttggatGGCGAAAACCTTCAAGTAAAGAGATTGCCAACGGGCTTCACTGCTAAGGGTATTGTTGCCTTGGTTTTCTCGTGTATTGCAGGATTCTTAGGAATGGCAGCAATTTCCTACTATGGTATGCATGACATTCAAAATAtggaaaaaagaattgcCAGAGATTTGGATGTGTactttgatgatgatgaagaagaagatcaAAGCATCACTGAACAGGATGCAACTGGTTCCTCCTCAAGTCCATCAAACAAATAG